The Terriglobus tenax genome contains a region encoding:
- a CDS encoding rhodanese-like domain-containing protein: MAEEIVPSVLAGWIHQGEALRMIDVRSPSEFAAGHIPGAVNIPLETLTTQACHPGEQVVLLCQGGTRARIAQQKLESVGIAAYVLRGGTAAWASDGRTLQRATATSWSLERQVRLGAGLLVFSGTLLAAMVSTKWLWLTGFVGAGLTFAGLTDICMMGRLLARMPWNRRIA; encoded by the coding sequence ATGGCAGAAGAAATTGTTCCATCGGTGCTGGCAGGCTGGATTCACCAGGGAGAAGCTCTGCGGATGATCGATGTGCGGTCGCCATCGGAGTTTGCCGCTGGCCACATTCCGGGGGCGGTCAACATTCCTCTGGAGACGCTGACTACGCAGGCCTGCCATCCGGGGGAACAGGTAGTTTTGTTGTGCCAGGGCGGAACGCGCGCACGCATCGCGCAACAGAAACTGGAGAGTGTGGGTATTGCGGCTTATGTGCTGCGCGGTGGCACGGCGGCATGGGCCAGCGACGGCCGCACTTTGCAAAGAGCCACCGCAACCAGTTGGTCGCTGGAACGGCAGGTGCGTCTTGGTGCGGGCTTGCTGGTGTTTTCTGGAACGTTGTTGGCTGCCATGGTCAGCACGAAGTGGCTCTGGCTAACGGGCTTTGTGGGCGCCGGGCTTACCTTTGCCGGGCTAACGGATATCTGTATG
- the kdsA gene encoding 3-deoxy-8-phosphooctulonate synthase produces MSHFDVSGVQIGGGKLFLIAGPCVIESETHARTMADAIQRITSDLGVPYIFKASYDKANRTSIKSFRGPGLEEGCRILKAIRESHELPVLTDVHTPQDCAAVGEAVDVLQIPAFLCRQTDLLAAAAATGRAINVKKGQFVAPLDMRHAVEKVKDSGNPRVCLTERGASFGYNNLVVDMRSLPIMRGFAPVIFDGTHSVQTPSAANGVSGGQPEFIPVLARAAVAAGVDGIFLEVHDDPAHAKSDGANALHLNHLKAVLEKLLAVHAAVS; encoded by the coding sequence ATGAGTCACTTCGACGTTTCCGGAGTCCAGATTGGCGGCGGAAAGCTCTTCCTGATCGCCGGCCCCTGCGTGATTGAAAGCGAGACCCACGCCCGCACCATGGCCGACGCCATCCAGCGCATAACCAGCGACCTGGGCGTGCCGTACATCTTCAAAGCCAGCTACGACAAGGCCAACCGCACCTCCATCAAGAGCTTTCGCGGCCCTGGCCTGGAAGAAGGCTGCCGCATCCTGAAGGCCATTCGGGAGAGCCACGAACTGCCCGTACTGACCGACGTACACACGCCGCAGGACTGCGCCGCCGTCGGCGAGGCCGTCGATGTGCTGCAGATTCCCGCCTTCCTTTGCCGCCAGACCGACCTGCTGGCCGCCGCCGCCGCTACCGGCCGCGCCATTAATGTGAAGAAGGGCCAGTTTGTCGCTCCGCTGGACATGCGCCATGCCGTCGAGAAGGTAAAGGACAGTGGCAACCCGCGCGTCTGCCTGACGGAGCGCGGAGCCAGCTTCGGCTACAACAACCTGGTGGTGGACATGCGCTCGCTACCTATTATGCGTGGCTTTGCACCGGTGATCTTCGACGGCACGCACTCGGTGCAGACACCATCAGCCGCCAACGGCGTCAGCGGCGGCCAGCCGGAGTTTATCCCGGTGCTTGCCCGCGCTGCCGTGGCCGCGGGGGTGGATGGCATCTTCCTGGAGGTGCACGATGACCCCGCGCACGCCAAGAGCGACGGCGCCAACGCGCTGCATTTGAATCATCTGAAGGCTGTGTTGGAGAAGCTGCTGGCTGTACATGCGGCCGTGAGCTAG
- a CDS encoding Nramp family divalent metal transporter, giving the protein MPETQIRPQTNPSTPATEAACREGGFRLLPELKRGELWTYFGPAFVASVAYIDPGNFATNIDGGTRFGYRLLWVLLWSNIMAILIQYLSAKLGIVTGHTLPQNCRKTYKRSTNIFLWLAAEVAALATDLAEFLGAALGFYLLVGPWLLSHGWTRTEVMFAAALLTTVCVFLILALDLAGFRFLEWGIMAFVAIIGICYAIEIFLVHPDWKLAAYHTLLPSFDTKDRQGSIYVAVGMLGATVMPHVIYLHSALVQPRIKDETKRGGLPGRLFRSRYLRFELIDVFVAMNGAFFINAAMVVMAAGAFASFAAKGLPPVSSIEDAHHTLGPLLGGISATVFAVALLCSGLSSSTVGVMAGQVVLEGFLDIKFSIFLRRLLTIIPALVVIGIGLDPLKILILSQVVLSFALPFALIPLLLLTSRKDVMDDFVNSKRTNYAGWLIVSIIVALNVLLLWQTFVG; this is encoded by the coding sequence ATGCCAGAAACCCAGATCCGGCCCCAGACCAACCCGTCCACACCCGCCACCGAGGCCGCCTGCCGCGAAGGTGGCTTCCGCCTGCTGCCGGAGCTGAAACGCGGCGAGCTGTGGACCTACTTTGGCCCCGCATTCGTGGCATCGGTCGCCTACATCGACCCCGGCAACTTCGCCACGAATATCGACGGCGGAACGCGCTTCGGATATCGCCTGCTCTGGGTGCTGTTGTGGTCCAACATCATGGCCATCCTGATCCAGTACCTGTCGGCCAAGCTGGGCATCGTGACCGGGCACACCCTGCCGCAGAACTGCCGCAAGACCTACAAGCGCAGCACCAACATCTTTCTGTGGCTCGCCGCGGAGGTCGCCGCTCTGGCCACCGACCTGGCCGAGTTCCTGGGCGCTGCACTCGGCTTCTACCTCCTGGTTGGCCCATGGCTGCTCTCGCACGGATGGACACGCACCGAGGTGATGTTCGCGGCCGCCCTGCTGACCACCGTCTGCGTCTTCCTCATCCTGGCGCTGGACCTTGCCGGCTTCCGCTTCCTGGAGTGGGGCATCATGGCCTTCGTCGCCATCATCGGCATCTGCTACGCCATTGAGATCTTCCTGGTACACCCGGACTGGAAGCTGGCCGCGTATCACACGCTGCTTCCATCGTTCGACACCAAGGACCGGCAGGGCAGCATCTACGTGGCCGTAGGCATGCTGGGCGCAACGGTGATGCCGCATGTCATCTACCTGCACTCAGCGCTGGTGCAGCCGCGCATCAAGGACGAGACCAAACGCGGCGGCCTGCCCGGACGCCTGTTCCGTTCCCGCTACCTGCGGTTTGAGCTGATTGACGTCTTCGTCGCCATGAACGGGGCCTTCTTCATCAACGCCGCCATGGTGGTGATGGCCGCCGGAGCCTTCGCCAGCTTTGCCGCAAAAGGACTGCCGCCCGTCTCAAGCATTGAGGACGCACATCACACGCTGGGCCCGCTACTGGGCGGCATCTCCGCCACGGTGTTTGCGGTGGCGCTGCTGTGCTCGGGGCTGTCATCGTCCACCGTCGGTGTGATGGCCGGGCAGGTAGTGCTGGAGGGCTTCCTCGACATCAAGTTCTCCATCTTCCTGCGCCGCCTGCTGACGATCATCCCCGCACTGGTGGTCATCGGCATCGGACTTGACCCGCTGAAGATCCTCATCCTCTCGCAGGTGGTGCTCAGCTTCGCCCTGCCCTTCGCGCTGATTCCGCTGCTGCTGCTGACCAGCCGCAAGGACGTGATGGATGACTTTGTGAACTCAAAGCGCACCAACTATGCGGGCTGGCTGATCGTCAGCATTATTGTTGCGCTGAATGTGCTGCTGCTGTGGCAGACGTTTGTTGGGTAA
- a CDS encoding alpha/beta hydrolase — protein sequence MAEARITFQNSRNLTLIGDLATVSPTHAVILSHGFMSDRNGRGRLPALAAALNAAGISTLRYDFAGCGESDDDILTPDGLRDDLHSAIRFLEQKGFRHIGLYGHSLGGTISIASYQPGIKALATTGAGTGAAHYRFEEFFPADALAEMERTGVLAAPGRSEHRTVIRASREMILAFNSFSADDLLNPINIPVLLIHGGGDDEERMLAAIAQKAIHRLPTGSELKIYPEAPHDMHAIWPQVTEKLVAWFSTHLG from the coding sequence ATGGCAGAAGCGCGTATCACTTTTCAGAACTCCCGCAACCTGACGCTGATCGGCGACCTTGCGACGGTCAGCCCGACGCATGCCGTCATCCTGTCGCATGGTTTTATGAGCGACCGCAACGGGCGCGGACGCCTGCCCGCCCTGGCTGCGGCGTTGAATGCCGCCGGCATCTCCACGTTGCGCTATGACTTCGCCGGGTGCGGCGAGTCGGACGATGACATTCTGACACCCGATGGCCTGCGCGACGATCTGCACTCGGCCATCCGCTTCCTTGAACAGAAGGGCTTCCGGCACATCGGGCTGTATGGGCATTCGCTGGGTGGGACGATCTCCATTGCCTCGTATCAGCCGGGAATCAAGGCATTGGCCACGACTGGCGCCGGCACCGGAGCGGCGCACTATCGCTTTGAAGAGTTCTTCCCCGCCGACGCGCTGGCCGAGATGGAACGCACCGGTGTTCTGGCTGCTCCGGGGCGTTCGGAACATCGCACCGTCATCCGTGCCTCGCGCGAGATGATTCTGGCCTTCAACAGCTTCTCCGCCGACGACCTGCTGAACCCCATCAACATCCCGGTGCTGCTGATCCATGGTGGGGGCGATGACGAGGAACGCATGCTGGCCGCCATCGCGCAGAAGGCGATCCATCGCCTGCCAACAGGGTCAGAGCTGAAGATCTATCCCGAGGCTCCGCATGACATGCACGCCATCTGGCCGCAGGTGACGGAGAAGCTGGTGGCGTGGTTCAGCACGCACCTGGGATAG
- a CDS encoding FAD binding domain-containing protein: MRSDARDYTLTAPGSLEAVLTALAANPKLTPIAGGTELMVALGVGRLAARELVSLGGLQELRFTRETADTLTLGAGTTFTDIRKSEIIANEFPLLAQTASWTGSIANQNRGTLGGNIANASPAADNPPALLAYDAQIELISTQGKRTLFYDGFHLGYKKTLLQPGELIYAIHLPRRFFAHRQYVRKVGTRNAQAISKIALAATVLIESATVKEIRLAGASLADRPARLHATEAALLHQPINADTRTAAAAALASEIKPIDDIRSTAKYRIAVACNLLDEFLLSLVS; the protein is encoded by the coding sequence ATGCGATCCGACGCCCGCGACTACACCCTCACTGCTCCCGGCTCGCTCGAAGCCGTGCTCACGGCGCTCGCCGCTAATCCAAAGCTCACGCCCATCGCCGGCGGTACTGAGCTGATGGTGGCGCTCGGTGTTGGCCGTCTTGCCGCGCGCGAGCTTGTCTCGCTGGGCGGCTTGCAGGAGCTGCGCTTCACGCGCGAGACAGCAGACACCCTCACCCTCGGTGCGGGCACAACCTTCACGGACATCCGCAAGAGCGAGATCATCGCGAACGAGTTTCCCCTGCTCGCGCAGACGGCTTCATGGACCGGCTCCATCGCCAACCAGAACCGCGGGACGCTGGGCGGTAACATTGCTAACGCATCGCCGGCGGCGGACAACCCTCCGGCGCTGCTGGCCTACGACGCACAGATCGAACTCATCAGCACCCAGGGCAAACGCACTCTTTTCTATGACGGTTTTCACCTTGGCTACAAGAAGACACTGCTGCAGCCGGGCGAGCTGATCTACGCCATCCACCTGCCGCGCCGCTTCTTCGCGCACCGGCAGTATGTGCGCAAGGTGGGCACGCGCAACGCACAGGCCATCTCGAAGATTGCGCTGGCAGCGACCGTGCTAATCGAGAGCGCGACAGTGAAAGAGATTCGTCTCGCCGGAGCCAGCCTGGCTGACCGTCCTGCGCGTCTTCACGCAACGGAAGCTGCGTTGCTCCATCAACCCATCAACGCCGATACGCGCACCGCCGCAGCGGCTGCGCTTGCCTCTGAGATCAAACCCATCGACGACATCCGTTCCACAGCGAAGTACCGCATCGCCGTCGCGTGCAACCTGCTGGATGAGTTTCTCTTGTCGCTTGTGTCGTAG
- a CDS encoding (2Fe-2S)-binding protein — protein MISFTLNGSPTTIDAPPMTRLLDLLREHLHLTGTKEGCGEGECGSCSVLLNGELVNSCLVPSLQVEGATVTTIEGLGQSAHLHPIQQCFLEQGGAQCGICTPGMILATQHLLNKHPQPTLTQIKEGLSGNLCRCTGYMRIFEAVLETAKLAEAGK, from the coding sequence ATGATCTCCTTCACCCTTAACGGCAGCCCCACCACCATCGACGCCCCGCCGATGACGCGCCTGCTCGACCTTCTGCGCGAACACCTGCACCTGACCGGCACCAAGGAAGGCTGCGGCGAAGGCGAGTGCGGCTCCTGCTCCGTCCTGCTCAACGGTGAGCTGGTGAACTCCTGCCTCGTCCCTTCGTTGCAAGTGGAAGGCGCGACTGTTACCACCATTGAAGGCCTGGGCCAGTCCGCGCACCTGCACCCTATCCAGCAGTGCTTTCTGGAACAAGGCGGAGCCCAGTGCGGCATCTGCACGCCGGGCATGATCCTGGCTACCCAGCACCTGCTCAACAAGCATCCGCAGCCCACGCTCACGCAGATCAAGGAAGGTCTCAGTGGCAACCTCTGCCGTTGCACCGGCTACATGCGCATCTTTGAAGCCGTGCTGGAAACAGCGAAGCTGGCGGAGGCAGGGAAGTAG
- a CDS encoding xanthine dehydrogenase family protein molybdopterin-binding subunit codes for MAIKTDIVGAPALRYEGEAKVRGRAQYIDDLHLPRMIHGATVRSKFARGRITAIRYGDGIPWDEFIVVTARDIPGENTIIHLFKDHPCLAVEFVNHPEEPIVLLAHPDKALLRKAVDAVTIEYEPLPAVFTIEESEALDAPVIWNNDAGDSPNVFKTYLMEKGNVDEVWDVADYIIEGEYSTGAQEQLYIENNGVIAQYNDEGVTVWASMQCPYYLHHALQVCFGLPEDRCRAIQVETGGAFGGKEDYPSVIGCHAALLAMKAGVPVKMVYDRMEDMAATTKRHPSRTRHRTAVSKDGKLLGGEIEFAIDGGAYVTLSPVVLSRGTIHAAGPYHWPHLRIRAKAVATNCPPHGAFRGFGAPQSIFGLERHMDLVAKTVGLTPEELRRRNFLHTGGTTATGQLIKDPIDMDAMLMRALTESGYHQKRAEFTTSNATSPIKRGMGFAAFMHGAGFTGSGERRLNSLVAIEIDHEGHPEILVSSTEFGQGTNTILCQVAAQTLKIPYSDIRIAQPDTKRVPNSGPTVASRTAMIVGKLVETASENLLTCMRTAGVLGQEYTPQQFCHAAMEYRQQHGTLRAEARYQAPGDIFWDDDKYRGDAYPAYAWAIYVAEVAVDTRTYMATCENFWALQEVGKVLNPTLAKGQVEGGVAQGIGYALYEKCVWKDGVMANNQMTNYIMPTSADLPAIHVLFDEVPSIHGAFGAKGIGELPMDGPAPAILNAIEAATGIRFNHCPLLPEDIFEVLADPGGTAADSSHLEPAIAGPNFTGTAP; via the coding sequence ATGGCAATCAAGACGGACATTGTCGGCGCACCGGCGCTTCGTTACGAAGGCGAAGCCAAGGTGCGGGGACGCGCGCAGTACATTGACGATCTGCACCTTCCGCGGATGATTCACGGCGCGACCGTGCGCAGCAAATTCGCCCGCGGACGCATCACGGCTATTCGCTACGGTGACGGCATTCCGTGGGATGAGTTCATCGTCGTCACCGCTAGGGATATTCCCGGCGAGAACACGATCATCCATCTCTTCAAAGATCATCCCTGCCTTGCCGTAGAGTTCGTCAATCATCCGGAAGAGCCCATCGTTCTTCTAGCTCATCCTGACAAGGCATTGCTGCGCAAGGCTGTCGATGCCGTCACCATCGAGTACGAGCCGCTGCCTGCTGTCTTCACGATTGAAGAGAGTGAGGCGTTGGATGCTCCGGTGATCTGGAACAATGATGCCGGTGACTCACCGAACGTCTTCAAGACCTACCTGATGGAGAAGGGCAACGTCGACGAGGTGTGGGACGTCGCCGACTACATCATCGAAGGCGAGTACAGCACCGGCGCGCAGGAACAGCTTTACATCGAGAACAACGGTGTCATCGCGCAGTACAACGATGAAGGCGTAACGGTCTGGGCGTCCATGCAGTGCCCCTACTACCTGCATCACGCTCTGCAGGTGTGTTTCGGATTGCCGGAAGACAGGTGCCGCGCCATCCAGGTGGAAACCGGCGGAGCCTTTGGCGGCAAGGAAGACTACCCCTCCGTTATCGGCTGCCATGCCGCGCTGCTGGCCATGAAGGCGGGCGTTCCGGTGAAGATGGTGTACGACCGCATGGAGGACATGGCCGCTACCACCAAGCGCCACCCTTCGCGTACGCGGCACCGCACGGCGGTCAGCAAAGACGGCAAGCTCCTGGGCGGCGAGATTGAGTTCGCCATCGATGGCGGAGCCTACGTCACGCTGTCGCCCGTCGTGCTGTCGCGTGGCACCATTCATGCGGCCGGGCCGTACCATTGGCCTCACCTGCGCATCCGCGCTAAAGCGGTTGCCACCAACTGTCCTCCGCACGGAGCCTTCCGCGGCTTTGGCGCGCCGCAGTCCATCTTTGGCCTGGAACGCCACATGGACCTTGTCGCGAAGACAGTTGGCCTTACGCCCGAAGAGCTGCGCCGCCGCAACTTTCTGCACACCGGTGGAACCACGGCAACGGGCCAGTTGATCAAAGACCCCATCGACATGGATGCCATGCTGATGCGCGCGCTGACCGAGAGCGGCTATCACCAGAAGCGCGCGGAGTTCACGACGAGCAACGCAACCAGTCCCATCAAGCGCGGCATGGGGTTTGCCGCCTTCATGCACGGAGCGGGCTTTACTGGCAGCGGTGAGCGGCGTTTGAACTCGCTCGTCGCCATCGAGATCGATCACGAAGGTCACCCGGAGATTCTTGTCTCCTCGACCGAGTTCGGTCAGGGGACCAACACCATTCTGTGCCAGGTAGCTGCGCAGACGTTGAAGATTCCATACAGCGACATTCGCATCGCGCAGCCGGACACGAAGCGTGTTCCCAACAGTGGACCGACTGTTGCCAGTCGTACGGCGATGATCGTCGGCAAGCTGGTGGAGACAGCCAGCGAAAACCTGTTGACCTGCATGCGAACCGCTGGCGTGCTCGGCCAGGAGTACACACCGCAGCAGTTCTGCCATGCGGCCATGGAGTACAGGCAGCAGCATGGCACGCTGCGCGCGGAAGCTCGCTACCAGGCGCCCGGCGACATCTTCTGGGACGACGACAAATATCGCGGCGATGCGTATCCCGCGTACGCCTGGGCCATCTACGTTGCGGAGGTTGCTGTCGACACCCGCACCTACATGGCGACGTGCGAGAACTTCTGGGCGCTCCAGGAGGTCGGCAAGGTGCTGAACCCTACACTCGCCAAAGGACAGGTCGAAGGCGGCGTGGCGCAGGGCATTGGCTACGCGCTCTATGAGAAGTGCGTGTGGAAAGACGGCGTGATGGCCAACAACCAGATGACCAACTACATCATGCCGACAAGCGCCGATCTGCCCGCCATCCACGTGCTCTTCGACGAGGTGCCCTCGATCCACGGAGCCTTCGGCGCCAAAGGCATCGGTGAGCTGCCGATGGACGGCCCCGCGCCCGCCATTTTGAATGCGATTGAAGCAGCCACCGGCATCCGTTTCAACCACTGCCCTCTGCTGCCGGAGGATATCTTCGAAGTCCTCGCCGACCCTGGCGGCACCGCAGCCGACAGCTCGCATCTTGAGCCTGCCATCGCCGGGCCGAACTTCACAGGAACCGCGCCATGA
- the ruvB gene encoding Holliday junction branch migration DNA helicase RuvB, with product MNKKIDLNRRAKDDAERLVSAGATDEDSAFELKLRPKRLNEFIGQSKAKEQLAIALEAAKSRGEALDHVLLFGPPGLGKTTLATIIANELEVGFQQTSGPALGIAGDLTAILTNLREKQVLFLDEIHRLQPVLEEKLYTALEDYKLDIMIGQGPAARTHVMELKPFTFVAATTRPGLLSSPLRSRFGILLRLEFYTDDELRFIVQRSAEVLGIPCDEDGAAEIAMRCRGTPRIANRLLRRVRDYAQVRGNGVIDRATAQKALEMLEVDAHGFDELDRRLLRTIIEKYDGGPVGLNTLAAALAEEEDALEEVYEPFLIQIGFLNRTPRGRVATRLAYDHLGIPMPGKLSLF from the coding sequence GTGAACAAAAAGATTGACCTGAACCGCCGTGCCAAGGATGACGCCGAGCGGCTGGTCTCTGCCGGTGCGACCGATGAAGACTCAGCCTTCGAGCTGAAGCTGCGCCCCAAGCGGCTGAACGAGTTCATTGGCCAGTCGAAAGCCAAGGAGCAGTTGGCCATCGCGCTTGAGGCAGCGAAGTCCCGTGGCGAGGCGCTGGACCATGTGCTGCTCTTTGGGCCTCCCGGGTTGGGTAAGACGACGCTGGCCACCATCATTGCCAATGAGCTGGAGGTCGGCTTCCAGCAGACCAGCGGGCCGGCGCTGGGCATTGCCGGTGACCTGACGGCGATCCTGACCAACCTGCGCGAGAAGCAGGTGCTGTTTCTCGACGAAATCCACCGCTTGCAGCCCGTTCTTGAGGAAAAGCTGTACACGGCGCTTGAAGACTACAAGCTGGACATCATGATCGGGCAGGGTCCGGCGGCGCGCACACATGTAATGGAGCTGAAGCCCTTCACCTTTGTGGCGGCCACCACGCGCCCGGGCCTGCTGAGCTCGCCTCTCAGGTCACGGTTCGGCATTCTTCTGCGGCTGGAGTTCTATACCGACGACGAGTTGCGCTTCATCGTGCAGCGCTCAGCAGAGGTGCTCGGTATTCCGTGCGACGAAGACGGTGCGGCCGAGATTGCCATGCGCTGCCGTGGGACACCTCGTATCGCCAACCGCCTGCTGCGCCGCGTGCGCGACTACGCGCAGGTGCGCGGCAATGGCGTGATTGACCGTGCCACCGCGCAGAAGGCTTTGGAGATGCTGGAGGTGGATGCGCACGGCTTTGACGAGCTGGATCGCCGCCTGCTACGCACCATCATTGAAAAGTACGACGGCGGCCCCGTTGGCCTGAACACACTGGCCGCGGCACTGGCCGAAGAGGAAGACGCGCTCGAAGAGGTGTACGAGCCGTTCCTCATCCAGATCGGTTTCCTGAACCGCACGCCGCGCGGGCGCGTGGCAACTCGACTGGCGTATGACCACCTCGGAATTCCCATGCCGGGAAAACTTTCGCTTTTCTAA
- a CDS encoding DUF488 domain-containing protein: MTCLYTIGHSRHTVETFLGLLTQHGIQTLADIRSIPASRRMPWFSREPLRAALQQAGIRYVWMGARLGGRPRDASLYNADGGVDYARVRETASFQTGMELLERTASASVTAIMCAEEDPMHCHRWLLLGPAMDARGMEVLHIRGDGQLQQMAAVQRELFQP, translated from the coding sequence ATGACATGCCTCTACACCATCGGCCACTCCCGCCACACGGTAGAGACATTCCTCGGTCTGCTGACGCAGCATGGCATTCAAACGCTGGCGGACATCCGCTCGATTCCCGCATCGCGGCGGATGCCGTGGTTCTCGCGCGAGCCGCTGCGGGCTGCACTGCAACAAGCAGGCATTCGCTATGTGTGGATGGGCGCCCGTCTCGGCGGACGCCCACGGGATGCTTCGCTTTATAACGCGGACGGCGGCGTGGACTACGCCCGCGTGCGCGAGACAGCTTCCTTTCAAACCGGAATGGAGCTTCTGGAACGCACGGCTTCAGCCAGCGTAACGGCCATCATGTGTGCCGAAGAAGATCCCATGCATTGCCATCGCTGGCTGTTACTTGGTCCGGCGATGGATGCACGTGGGATGGAAGTGCTGCACATCCGCGGCGATGGCCAGCTGCAGCAGATGGCGGCGGTGCAGAGAGAACTGTTCCAGCCGTAA
- a CDS encoding SDR family NAD(P)-dependent oxidoreductase, with product MDLKLKGKQALVTGGSAGIGLAIVKALVEEGVHVTVPGRDEKKLKAALGEFGDKVTIVVADPGTAEGAEAVIKAVPETDILVNNLGIYEAKKFEDITDADWQKLFDVNVMSGVRLSRHYFPLMLKKNDGRVIFISSESGVMTPGEMVHYGMTKSAQLAISRGMAEATKGTRVTVNTVLPGPTRSEGIVSFLESIASKPNPTPEEAEKEFFEKHRQSSLLQRLIESEEVATTVAYLASPLSAATNGAAIRVEGGLLRSIY from the coding sequence ATGGATCTGAAACTGAAGGGCAAGCAGGCACTGGTGACAGGCGGAAGCGCAGGCATCGGCCTGGCAATTGTGAAGGCACTGGTGGAGGAAGGTGTCCACGTCACGGTACCGGGCCGCGATGAGAAGAAGCTGAAGGCCGCGCTGGGCGAGTTCGGCGACAAGGTAACGATCGTGGTCGCCGACCCCGGAACCGCGGAAGGTGCGGAAGCAGTGATCAAGGCCGTTCCTGAGACTGACATCCTGGTGAACAACCTTGGTATCTACGAGGCGAAGAAGTTTGAGGACATTACCGACGCCGACTGGCAGAAGCTGTTCGACGTAAACGTGATGAGCGGTGTGCGCCTGTCGCGGCATTACTTCCCACTGATGCTGAAGAAGAACGATGGCCGCGTGATCTTCATCTCCAGCGAGAGCGGTGTAATGACTCCGGGCGAGATGGTGCACTACGGCATGACCAAGTCCGCGCAGCTGGCCATCAGCCGCGGCATGGCAGAGGCCACGAAGGGCACGCGCGTCACGGTGAACACAGTGCTGCCGGGGCCGACACGCAGCGAGGGCATTGTGAGCTTCCTCGAGAGCATCGCATCGAAGCCCAACCCCACGCCCGAAGAGGCCGAGAAGGAGTTCTTCGAGAAGCATCGCCAGAGCTCGCTGCTGCAGCGGCTGATTGAGAGCGAAGAGGTGGCGACGACGGTTGCCTATCTTGCCAGCCCGCTCAGCGCGGCGACCAATGGCGCGGCAATCCGGGTTGAGGGCGGGTTGCTGCGGTCGATTTACTAA
- a CDS encoding SDR family oxidoreductase, whose amino-acid sequence MQTALIVGVSGIVGGNLADLLVAQGDWTVYGVARRPGNREGVLPVAVDLRDAAAVAAALKEVKPTHVFLATWLRQPTEAENIRVNAGMVRNVLDAVSAAKSVKHVALVTGLKHYLGPFEAYGKGALPATPFREEQERLPLENFYYAQEDEVFAAAARDGYGWSVHRPHTIIGHAVGNTMNMGTTLAVYASLCKELGKPMRFPGSSVQWNSLTDMTDARLLAKHLLWAATSPAARDEAFNVVNGDVFRWSWMWQRIADWFGVETEKLRGEGTPLEQQLVDAEPVWRQITAKHGLVESDLHVLASAWHTDADLGRPIEVVTDMSKSRRLGFTEYQATDESFFELFARLRAERLIP is encoded by the coding sequence ATGCAAACAGCATTAATCGTGGGTGTTTCAGGAATCGTCGGCGGCAACCTGGCCGATCTGCTGGTGGCCCAGGGGGACTGGACGGTTTACGGTGTGGCTCGGCGTCCGGGCAACCGTGAGGGGGTTCTCCCCGTTGCCGTGGACCTGCGGGATGCCGCCGCCGTGGCCGCAGCGCTGAAAGAGGTGAAGCCGACGCATGTCTTTCTGGCCACATGGCTGCGCCAGCCCACAGAGGCGGAGAACATCCGCGTCAATGCGGGTATGGTGCGGAACGTGCTCGACGCGGTTTCCGCTGCGAAAAGCGTGAAGCACGTGGCCCTGGTCACCGGCCTGAAGCATTACCTTGGGCCGTTTGAGGCCTACGGCAAGGGCGCCCTGCCGGCGACGCCTTTCCGCGAAGAGCAGGAGCGGCTGCCGCTGGAAAACTTCTACTACGCGCAGGAGGATGAGGTCTTTGCCGCCGCCGCGCGCGATGGCTATGGCTGGAGCGTCCATCGTCCGCACACCATCATTGGCCACGCGGTGGGCAACACCATGAATATGGGCACCACGCTGGCGGTCTATGCTTCTCTCTGCAAGGAACTGGGGAAGCCTATGCGTTTTCCGGGCTCGTCTGTCCAGTGGAACAGCCTAACGGACATGACCGACGCGCGGTTGCTGGCGAAGCATCTGCTATGGGCGGCAACCTCGCCCGCGGCGCGGGACGAAGCCTTCAACGTGGTGAACGGCGACGTCTTCCGCTGGAGCTGGATGTGGCAGCGCATCGCCGACTGGTTCGGCGTGGAGACGGAAAAGCTGCGGGGCGAAGGCACGCCGCTGGAGCAGCAACTGGTGGATGCCGAACCGGTGTGGCGGCAGATCACCGCAAAGCACGGCCTGGTGGAAAGCGACCTGCATGTGCTGGCCTCCGCCTGGCATACGGACGCCGACCTTGGCCGCCCCATCGAGGTGGTCACCGATATGTCCAAGAGCCGCAGGCTCGGCTTTACGGAGTACCAGGCAACGGATGAGAGCTTCTTCGAGCTGTTCGCGCGTCTGCGGGCGGAGCGGTTGATTCCGTAA